In Portunus trituberculatus isolate SZX2019 chromosome 44, ASM1759143v1, whole genome shotgun sequence, a single window of DNA contains:
- the LOC123518560 gene encoding uncharacterized protein LOC123518560 isoform X4: MPDRHAALPVIVHTVSSFDQDTMFAPSLLLVLAMPVGAPCPAPGQNCAAADVAVKEGDASVTSQSKQTSTENISWNMYVRPDDSFQGVSLVAQGSQGKQRVWFPIPEHCFPDKSWWWEMNVGVMLQKTSTPFAAVFVVRLDGCAMSCTINTLDVGIYKLELTAHGPSSWRTKAPNASCTIVRVPSKSRITVTDCQAPPVPRLPVMCPTVSPGASSFVVEVVVVVVVVTVVGVVVAVVLAVKVRISLAERMPASEPEAPRRSTAPPAAAPSLPSDWHLEAPRGWPVAAPRRPHSPARRWQDPEDVYEEIYCNAA; the protein is encoded by the exons ATGCCCGATCGTCACGCAGCGCTGCCAGTTATTGTTCACACAGTGTCGAGCTTTGACCAGGACACAATGTTCGCACCATCCCTTCTGCTGGTGCTGGCAATGCCTGTAGGAGCCCCCTGTCCCGCTCCTGGCCAGAATTGTGCTGCTGCTGACGTTGCGGTGAAAGAAGGGGACGCCAGTGTCACCTCCCAGTCAAAACAAACAAGCACAGAAAACATTTCTTGGAATATGTACGTCCGTCCTGATGACAGTTTCCAAGGAGTCAGTCTGGTGGCTCAGGGAAGTCAAGGGAAACAAAGGGTGTGGTTCCCTATACCAGAGCACTGCTTCCCTGACAagtcgtggtggtgggagaTGAACGTGGGAGTAATGCTACAAAAAACCTCCACTCCATTCGCTGCTGTATTTGTAGTGAGACTCGATGGATGTGCAATGTCATGTACCATCAATACACTCGATGTTGGAATCTATAAACTCGAGCTGACTGCTCACGGCCCGTCCAGCTGGAGAACGAAGGCTCCTAATGCCTCCTGCACCATAGTAAGGGTGCCCAGCAAGTCTCGTATAACTGTAACAGACTGCCAAGCCCCTCCAGTCCCGAGGCTTCCAGTAATGTGCCCCACAGTCAGTCCTGGAGCATCGTCGTTCGTGgttgaagtggtagtggtggtggtagtggtgacggtggtgggtgtggtggtggcggtggtgctggcGGTAAAAGTCAGAATATCACTGGCAGAAAGAATGCCAG CCAGTGAGCCAGAGGCACCAAGGCGTTCCACGGCACCTCCTGCTGCAGCTCCCTCGCTCCCCAGTGACTGGCATCTTGAAGCGCCGCGTGGCTGGCCCGTTGCGGCGCCCCGCCGCCCGCACTCCCCTGCGCGGCGCTGGCAGGACCCTGAGGATGTGTACGAAGAAATCTACTGTAACGCTGCCTGA
- the LOC123518560 gene encoding uncharacterized protein LOC123518560 isoform X1, with product MFPSSLLLLVLVLALPEGAPCPAPGQKCAAADIAVKEGDATIGFFSLETAKDNIFGRLYARPDASFQGVTVSVQGIHGTSGVWFPIPSQCFPDRSAWHEVEVRMWIDKKISTYSYEGFFVAVFVTRVEGCSFGCSMNVVDNQFHRLEVLAHGPSSWRMTAPNASCTTVKVLSQTNFPLKTCQGSPSSRNPVMCPTSASPTRSTPAAISHETPALMHVPVVVVVVVVVVVVVVISVVVGVMVAVKTSLAQRTTASSTAASEPEAPRRSTAPPAAAPSLPSDWHLEAPRGWPVAAPRRPHSPARRWQDPEDVYEEIYCNAA from the exons ATGTTCCCATCGTCGCTtctcctgctggtgctggtgctggcacTACCTGAGGGAGCGCCCTGTCCCGCACCTGGCCAGAAATGTGCCGCTGCTGACATTGCGGTGAAAGAAGGGGACGCCACTATCGGCTTCTTTTCATTGGAAACAGCGAAGGACAACATTTTTGGGCGTCTCTACGCACGTCCTGATGCCAGCTTTCAAGGAGTCACTGTTTCGGTTCAAGGAATTCACGGGACAAGTGGAGTGTGGTTCCCTATACCGAGCCAGTGCTTCCCTGACAGGTCGGCGTGGCACGAGGTGGAAGTGAGAATgtggatagataaaaaaatttcGACATACTCGTATGAAGGTTTTTTCGTAGCAGTTTTTGTGACAAGAGTTGAGGGATGTTCGTTTGGATGTTCGATGAATGTGGTCGACAACCAATTCCACAGACTGGAAGTGTTGGCTCACGGCCCGTCCAGCTGGAGAATGACCGCCCCTAATGCTTCCTGCACCACAGTGAAGGTGCTCAGCCAGACTAACTTTCCTTTGAAAACTTGCCAAGGCTCTCCTTCCTCGAGGAATCCAGTAATGTGTCCCACCTCTGCGTCTCCCACGCGGTCCACACCTGCCGCCATATCTCATGAAACACCTGCGCTGATGCATGtgccagtagtggtggtggtggtggtggtggtggtggtggtggtggtgataagtgtagttgtgggggtgatggtggcggtaaaAACTTCACTGGCACAAAGAACAACAG CATCATCCACCGCAGCCAGTGAGCCAGAGGCACCAAGGCGTTCCACGGCACCTCCTGCTGCAGCTCCCTCGCTCCCCAGTGACTGGCATCTTGAAGCGCCGCGTGGCTGGCCCGTTGCGGCGCCCCGCCGCCCGCACTCCCCTGCGCGGCGCTGGCAGGACCCTGAGGATGTGTACGAAGAAATCTACTGTAACGCTGCCTGA
- the LOC123518560 gene encoding uncharacterized protein LOC123518560 isoform X3: MFPSSLLLLVLVLALPEGAPCPAPGQKCAAADIAVKEGDATIGFFSLETAKDNIFGRLYARPDASFQGVTVSVQGIHGTSGVWFPIPSQCFPDRSAWHEVEVRMWIDKKISTYSYEGFFVAVFVTRVEGCSFGCSMNVVDNQFHRLEVLAHGPSSWRMTAPNASCTTVKVLSQTNFPLKTCQGSPSSRNPVMCPTSASPTRSTPAAISHETPALMHVPVVVVVVVVVVVVVVISVVVGVMVAVKTSLAQRTTASEPEAPRRSTAPPAAAPSLPSDWHLEAPRGWPVAAPRRPHSPARRWQDPEDVYEEIYCNAA, translated from the exons ATGTTCCCATCGTCGCTtctcctgctggtgctggtgctggcacTACCTGAGGGAGCGCCCTGTCCCGCACCTGGCCAGAAATGTGCCGCTGCTGACATTGCGGTGAAAGAAGGGGACGCCACTATCGGCTTCTTTTCATTGGAAACAGCGAAGGACAACATTTTTGGGCGTCTCTACGCACGTCCTGATGCCAGCTTTCAAGGAGTCACTGTTTCGGTTCAAGGAATTCACGGGACAAGTGGAGTGTGGTTCCCTATACCGAGCCAGTGCTTCCCTGACAGGTCGGCGTGGCACGAGGTGGAAGTGAGAATgtggatagataaaaaaatttcGACATACTCGTATGAAGGTTTTTTCGTAGCAGTTTTTGTGACAAGAGTTGAGGGATGTTCGTTTGGATGTTCGATGAATGTGGTCGACAACCAATTCCACAGACTGGAAGTGTTGGCTCACGGCCCGTCCAGCTGGAGAATGACCGCCCCTAATGCTTCCTGCACCACAGTGAAGGTGCTCAGCCAGACTAACTTTCCTTTGAAAACTTGCCAAGGCTCTCCTTCCTCGAGGAATCCAGTAATGTGTCCCACCTCTGCGTCTCCCACGCGGTCCACACCTGCCGCCATATCTCATGAAACACCTGCGCTGATGCATGtgccagtagtggtggtggtggtggtggtggtggtggtggtggtggtgataagtgtagttgtgggggtgatggtggcggtaaaAACTTCACTGGCACAAAGAACAACAG CCAGTGAGCCAGAGGCACCAAGGCGTTCCACGGCACCTCCTGCTGCAGCTCCCTCGCTCCCCAGTGACTGGCATCTTGAAGCGCCGCGTGGCTGGCCCGTTGCGGCGCCCCGCCGCCCGCACTCCCCTGCGCGGCGCTGGCAGGACCCTGAGGATGTGTACGAAGAAATCTACTGTAACGCTGCCTGA
- the LOC123518559 gene encoding uncharacterized protein LOC123518559, with protein sequence MCVCVCVCVCVCVCVCVCVTLDVTGCHMEALCSHNCRGLQSASNRCQDTMFPPLLSLLVVFLPMTALLPVATLCPTPGQKCTDADIMVAGGDVSVSVLSREMPTNDLRRYLYVRPEATFQGVTLKAQGNHREYEVWFPLLSQCFSDNSRWWEMKVAVWEDWDSFMFDVIFEVGVDGCPMACKMNILENVFYKLEVVAHGPSSWKTRPPDASCTTVMLGRKTEITEVTCREPPSLRLPQLCPKFTQSVPSVPPTRPTTTKRPTRPTTTKRSTRPTKPTTTKSPTPPARPTRFTEPTTSKRPTTPKHPTPPSRSRETSSANEPLLLVSVVVAVIVVVVVVVVAVVVGVVIKVRTSLAQRTPASEPVATRPTLAPRAGASPPVPPKRHQEAPRGWPAATPRSPHSPARRWQDSEHVYEEIYCNAA encoded by the exons atgtgtgtgtgtgtgtgtgtgtgtgtgtgtgtgtgtgtgtgtgtgtgtgtgtgtgtgacccttgATGTGACCGGATGCCACATGGAAGCGCTGTGTTCCCATAACTGCCGGGGACTTCAAAGTGCATCTAACCGTTGCCAGGACACGATGTTCCCGCCGTTGCTGTCGCTGCTGGTGGTGTTCCTTCCGATGACGGCCCTGTTGCCTGTAGCTACTCTTTGTCCCACGCCGGGCCAAAAATGTACCGATGCTGACATTATGGTGGCAGGAGGAGACGTCAGTGTCAGCGTCTTGTCTAGAGAAATGCCCACAAACGATTTGAGGAGGTATTTGTACGTCCGTCCTGAAGCCACTTTTCAAGGAGTCACGCTCAAAGCTCAAGGAAACCATAGAGAGTACGAGGTGTGGTTTCCTTTACTGAGCCAGTGCTTCTCCGACAATTCGCGCTGGTGGGAGATGAAAGTGGCAGTGTGGGAAGATTGGGACTCCTTTATGTTCGACGTTATTTTTGAAGTGGGTGTTGACGGGTGTCCGATGGCATGTAAGATGAATATACTCGAGAACGTATTTTATAAACTCGAGGTGGTGGCTCACGGCCCGTCCAGCTGGAAAACTAGACCTCCAGATGCGTCCTGCACCACAGTGATGCTaggaaggaagacggaaatCACGGAAGTCACTTGTCGGGAACCTCCATCACTGAGGCTTCCACAACTGTGCCCTAAATTCACCCAGTCAGTGCCTTCAGTGCCTCCCACACGCCCCACTACTACCAAACGTCCCACGCGCCCCACTACTACCAAACGTTCGACGCGCCCCACTAAACCTACTACTACCAAGAGCCCCACGCCTCCTGCACGCCCCACGCGCTTCACGGAACCCACTACTTCGAAGCGCCCCACTACCCCCAAGCACCCCACGCCTCCCAGTAGATCTCGTGAAACATCATCTGCTAACGAGCCGCTGCTGCTTGTGTCGGTGGTGGTCgctgtgattgtggtggtggtggtggtggtggtggcggtggtggtgggagtggtgataAAAGTCCGGACTTCACTTGCACAAAGAACACCAG CCAGTGAGCCAGTGGCAACAAGGCCTACCTTGGCACCGCGTGCTGGAGCGTCCCCGCCAGTCCCGCCCAAACGGCATCAGGAAGCCCCGCGTGGCTGGCCCGCTGCGACGCCCCGCTCCCCGCACTCCCCTGCTCGGCGCTGGCAGGACTCAGAGCATGTGTACGAAGAAATCTACTGTAACGCTGCCTGA
- the LOC123518560 gene encoding uncharacterized protein LOC123518560 isoform X5: MPDRHAALPVIVHTVSSFDQDTMFAPSLLLVLAMPVGAPCPAPGQNCAAADVAVKEGDASVTSQSKQTSTENISWNMYVRPDDSFQGVSLVAQGSQGKQRVWFPIPEHCFPDKSWWWEMNVGVMLQKTSTPFAAVFVVRLDGCAMSCTINTLDVGIYKLELTAHGPSSWRTKAPNASCTIVRVPSKSRITVTDCQAPPVPRLPVMCPTVSPGASSFVVEVVVVVVVVTVVGVVVAVVLAVKVRISLAERMPASEPEAPRRPTAPPAAAPSLPSDWHLEAPRGWPTAAPRGQHSPARGWQDPEDVYEEIYCNAA; encoded by the exons ATGCCCGATCGTCACGCAGCGCTGCCAGTTATTGTTCACACAGTGTCGAGCTTTGACCAGGACACAATGTTCGCACCATCCCTTCTGCTGGTGCTGGCAATGCCTGTAGGAGCCCCCTGTCCCGCTCCTGGCCAGAATTGTGCTGCTGCTGACGTTGCGGTGAAAGAAGGGGACGCCAGTGTCACCTCCCAGTCAAAACAAACAAGCACAGAAAACATTTCTTGGAATATGTACGTCCGTCCTGATGACAGTTTCCAAGGAGTCAGTCTGGTGGCTCAGGGAAGTCAAGGGAAACAAAGGGTGTGGTTCCCTATACCAGAGCACTGCTTCCCTGACAagtcgtggtggtgggagaTGAACGTGGGAGTAATGCTACAAAAAACCTCCACTCCATTCGCTGCTGTATTTGTAGTGAGACTCGATGGATGTGCAATGTCATGTACCATCAATACACTCGATGTTGGAATCTATAAACTCGAGCTGACTGCTCACGGCCCGTCCAGCTGGAGAACGAAGGCTCCTAATGCCTCCTGCACCATAGTAAGGGTGCCCAGCAAGTCTCGTATAACTGTAACAGACTGCCAAGCCCCTCCAGTCCCGAGGCTTCCAGTAATGTGCCCCACAGTCAGTCCTGGAGCATCGTCGTTCGTGgttgaagtggtagtggtggtggtagtggtgacggtggtgggtgtggtggtggcggtggtgctggcGGTAAAAGTCAGAATATCACTGGCAGAAAGAATGCCAG CCAGTGAGCCAGAGGCACCAAGGCGTCCCACGGCACCTCCTGCTGCAGCTCCCTCGCTCCCCAGTGACTGGCATCTTGAAGCGCCGCGTGGCTGGCCCACTGCGGCACCCCGCGGCCAGCACTCCCCTGCGCGGGGCTGGCAGGACCCTGAGGATGTGTACGAAGAAATCTACTGTAACGCTGCCTGA
- the LOC123518560 gene encoding uncharacterized protein LOC123518560 isoform X2 produces MPDRHAALPVIVHTVSSFDQDTMFAPSLLLVLAMPVGAPCPAPGQNCAAADVAVKEGDASVTSQSKQTSTENISWNMYVRPDDSFQGVSLVAQGSQGKQRVWFPIPEHCFPDKSWWWEMNVGVMLQKTSTPFAAVFVVRLDGCAMSCTINTLDVGIYKLELTAHGPSSWRTKAPNASCTIVRVPSKSRITVTDCQAPPVPRLPVMCPTVSPGASSFVVEVVVVVVVVTVVGVVVAVVLAVKVRISLAERMPASSTAASEPEAPRRSTAPPAAAPSLPSDWHLEAPRGWPVAAPRRPHSPARRWQDPEDVYEEIYCNAA; encoded by the exons ATGCCCGATCGTCACGCAGCGCTGCCAGTTATTGTTCACACAGTGTCGAGCTTTGACCAGGACACAATGTTCGCACCATCCCTTCTGCTGGTGCTGGCAATGCCTGTAGGAGCCCCCTGTCCCGCTCCTGGCCAGAATTGTGCTGCTGCTGACGTTGCGGTGAAAGAAGGGGACGCCAGTGTCACCTCCCAGTCAAAACAAACAAGCACAGAAAACATTTCTTGGAATATGTACGTCCGTCCTGATGACAGTTTCCAAGGAGTCAGTCTGGTGGCTCAGGGAAGTCAAGGGAAACAAAGGGTGTGGTTCCCTATACCAGAGCACTGCTTCCCTGACAagtcgtggtggtgggagaTGAACGTGGGAGTAATGCTACAAAAAACCTCCACTCCATTCGCTGCTGTATTTGTAGTGAGACTCGATGGATGTGCAATGTCATGTACCATCAATACACTCGATGTTGGAATCTATAAACTCGAGCTGACTGCTCACGGCCCGTCCAGCTGGAGAACGAAGGCTCCTAATGCCTCCTGCACCATAGTAAGGGTGCCCAGCAAGTCTCGTATAACTGTAACAGACTGCCAAGCCCCTCCAGTCCCGAGGCTTCCAGTAATGTGCCCCACAGTCAGTCCTGGAGCATCGTCGTTCGTGgttgaagtggtagtggtggtggtagtggtgacggtggtgggtgtggtggtggcggtggtgctggcGGTAAAAGTCAGAATATCACTGGCAGAAAGAATGCCAG CATCATCCACCGCAGCCAGTGAGCCAGAGGCACCAAGGCGTTCCACGGCACCTCCTGCTGCAGCTCCCTCGCTCCCCAGTGACTGGCATCTTGAAGCGCCGCGTGGCTGGCCCGTTGCGGCGCCCCGCCGCCCGCACTCCCCTGCGCGGCGCTGGCAGGACCCTGAGGATGTGTACGAAGAAATCTACTGTAACGCTGCCTGA